From a region of the Alosa sapidissima isolate fAloSap1 chromosome 9, fAloSap1.pri, whole genome shotgun sequence genome:
- the LOC121719595 gene encoding tetraspanin-16-like isoform X1 encodes MSRLQNLYSVMKYLMMILSGIILISGFVVLGVGIWINIGTNNFVKSVGDFSSQLGIISTVCTVAGAGLSLLGFIGCYGAWAEKRTLILVYFVTVSLLFLAEIAMALMVIIYRNRVEDFIRKASKETLLESYKGPTAQDGISVGWNAIMTTFKCCGVENSTLDFVGSTFTNVTGLLYPKTCCVDMEDPSCDGLNTTPSLLHPDSCDVKMMFTKSQSLILGSTAAVICVLELGSMMISAALYVRLGHSAY; translated from the exons ATGTCTCGACTTCAGAATCTGTATAGCGTTATGAAATATCTGATGATGATTCTAAGCGGCATCATACTG ATCAGTGGCTTCGTGGTGCTGGGAGTGGGCATCTGGATCAACATTGGCACGAACAACTTTGTGAAGAGCGTTGGTGACTTCTCCTCACAGCTGGGCATCATCAGCACCGTTTGCACGGTGGCCGGTGCCGGACTTTCGCTGCTCGGCTTCATCGGCTGCTATGGCGCCTGGGCGGAGAAGCGCACGCTCATCCTGGTT TACTTTGTGACTGTGAGTTTGCTGTTCCTTGCTGAGATTGCCATGGCCCTTATGGTCATTATCTACAGAAATAGG gtggagGACTTCATCCGCAAGGCTAGTAAGGAGACCCTGCTGGAGTCCTACAAGGGCCCCACTGCCCAGGACGGCATCTCTGTGGGCTGGAACGCCATCATGACAACG tttaagTGCTGCGGTGTGGAGAACTCCACCCTTGACTTTGTGGGCTCCACCTTCACTAATGTCACGGGGCTCCTGTACCCCAAGACCTGCTGCGTGGACATGGAGGACCCCAGCTGCGACGGCCTCAACACCACTCCGAGCCTGCTGCACCCCGAC aGCTGTGATGTGAAGATGATGTTTACGAAAAGCCAGAGTCTAATCCTGGGCAGTACAGCTGCTGTGATTTGTGTGCTGGAG CTTGGCTCTATGATGATATCTGCGGCGCTCTACGTCAGACTTGGCCATTCAGCCTACTAA
- the LOC121719595 gene encoding tetraspanin-16-like isoform X2 has translation MSRLQNLYSVMKYLMMILSGIILISGFVVLGVGIWINIGTNNFVKSVGDFSSQLGIISTVCTVAGAGLSLLGFIGCYGAWAEKRTLILVYFVTVEDFIRKASKETLLESYKGPTAQDGISVGWNAIMTTFKCCGVENSTLDFVGSTFTNVTGLLYPKTCCVDMEDPSCDGLNTTPSLLHPDSCDVKMMFTKSQSLILGSTAAVICVLELGSMMISAALYVRLGHSAY, from the exons ATGTCTCGACTTCAGAATCTGTATAGCGTTATGAAATATCTGATGATGATTCTAAGCGGCATCATACTG ATCAGTGGCTTCGTGGTGCTGGGAGTGGGCATCTGGATCAACATTGGCACGAACAACTTTGTGAAGAGCGTTGGTGACTTCTCCTCACAGCTGGGCATCATCAGCACCGTTTGCACGGTGGCCGGTGCCGGACTTTCGCTGCTCGGCTTCATCGGCTGCTATGGCGCCTGGGCGGAGAAGCGCACGCTCATCCTGGTT TACTTTGTGACT gtggagGACTTCATCCGCAAGGCTAGTAAGGAGACCCTGCTGGAGTCCTACAAGGGCCCCACTGCCCAGGACGGCATCTCTGTGGGCTGGAACGCCATCATGACAACG tttaagTGCTGCGGTGTGGAGAACTCCACCCTTGACTTTGTGGGCTCCACCTTCACTAATGTCACGGGGCTCCTGTACCCCAAGACCTGCTGCGTGGACATGGAGGACCCCAGCTGCGACGGCCTCAACACCACTCCGAGCCTGCTGCACCCCGAC aGCTGTGATGTGAAGATGATGTTTACGAAAAGCCAGAGTCTAATCCTGGGCAGTACAGCTGCTGTGATTTGTGTGCTGGAG CTTGGCTCTATGATGATATCTGCGGCGCTCTACGTCAGACTTGGCCATTCAGCCTACTAA
- the LOC121719595 gene encoding tetraspanin-16-like isoform X3, with protein MSRLQNLYSVMKYLMMILSGIILISGFVVLGVGIWINIGTNNFVKSVGDFSSQLGIISTVCTVAGAGLSLLGFIGCYGAWAEKRTLILVVEDFIRKASKETLLESYKGPTAQDGISVGWNAIMTTFKCCGVENSTLDFVGSTFTNVTGLLYPKTCCVDMEDPSCDGLNTTPSLLHPDSCDVKMMFTKSQSLILGSTAAVICVLELGSMMISAALYVRLGHSAY; from the exons ATGTCTCGACTTCAGAATCTGTATAGCGTTATGAAATATCTGATGATGATTCTAAGCGGCATCATACTG ATCAGTGGCTTCGTGGTGCTGGGAGTGGGCATCTGGATCAACATTGGCACGAACAACTTTGTGAAGAGCGTTGGTGACTTCTCCTCACAGCTGGGCATCATCAGCACCGTTTGCACGGTGGCCGGTGCCGGACTTTCGCTGCTCGGCTTCATCGGCTGCTATGGCGCCTGGGCGGAGAAGCGCACGCTCATCCTGGTT gtggagGACTTCATCCGCAAGGCTAGTAAGGAGACCCTGCTGGAGTCCTACAAGGGCCCCACTGCCCAGGACGGCATCTCTGTGGGCTGGAACGCCATCATGACAACG tttaagTGCTGCGGTGTGGAGAACTCCACCCTTGACTTTGTGGGCTCCACCTTCACTAATGTCACGGGGCTCCTGTACCCCAAGACCTGCTGCGTGGACATGGAGGACCCCAGCTGCGACGGCCTCAACACCACTCCGAGCCTGCTGCACCCCGAC aGCTGTGATGTGAAGATGATGTTTACGAAAAGCCAGAGTCTAATCCTGGGCAGTACAGCTGCTGTGATTTGTGTGCTGGAG CTTGGCTCTATGATGATATCTGCGGCGCTCTACGTCAGACTTGGCCATTCAGCCTACTAA
- the LOC121719595 gene encoding tetraspanin-16-like isoform X4 has product MSRLQNLYSVMKYLMMILSGIILISGFVVLGVGIWINIGTNNFVKSVGDFSSQLGIISTVCTVAGAGLSLLGFIGCYGAWAEKRTLILVYFVTVSLLFLAEIAMALMVIIYRNRVEDFIRKASKETLLESYKGPTAQDGISVGWNAIMTTFKCCGVENSTLDFVGSTFTNVTGLLYPKTCCVDMEDPSCDGLNTTPSLLHPDIG; this is encoded by the exons ATGTCTCGACTTCAGAATCTGTATAGCGTTATGAAATATCTGATGATGATTCTAAGCGGCATCATACTG ATCAGTGGCTTCGTGGTGCTGGGAGTGGGCATCTGGATCAACATTGGCACGAACAACTTTGTGAAGAGCGTTGGTGACTTCTCCTCACAGCTGGGCATCATCAGCACCGTTTGCACGGTGGCCGGTGCCGGACTTTCGCTGCTCGGCTTCATCGGCTGCTATGGCGCCTGGGCGGAGAAGCGCACGCTCATCCTGGTT TACTTTGTGACTGTGAGTTTGCTGTTCCTTGCTGAGATTGCCATGGCCCTTATGGTCATTATCTACAGAAATAGG gtggagGACTTCATCCGCAAGGCTAGTAAGGAGACCCTGCTGGAGTCCTACAAGGGCCCCACTGCCCAGGACGGCATCTCTGTGGGCTGGAACGCCATCATGACAACG tttaagTGCTGCGGTGTGGAGAACTCCACCCTTGACTTTGTGGGCTCCACCTTCACTAATGTCACGGGGCTCCTGTACCCCAAGACCTGCTGCGTGGACATGGAGGACCCCAGCTGCGACGGCCTCAACACCACTCCGAGCCTGCTGCACCCCGAC ATCGGCTAG
- the dand5 gene encoding DAN domain family member 5, with the protein MSVKISTVLFLLCASAHAFPRNAIESVKNAAAEFDASGAGSDEPFRGSVRVVKVSPHFLRHTGMFRNGLSPRGAPSLQGAFPDFLSLGRAGPSTKLSVPPVVHLRDSHHGADTKRRQGMSMWQRVMDKSEREKEAVVLPINPKDVSKQSCAAVPFTQRVTAAGCDTVTVHNHLCFGQCSSMFVPPTEDASLPVIGHRGAPCSRCAPSKAHTVTVPLRCGHEVRMKRVMVVEECKCETGREELRAESFARTHL; encoded by the exons ATGAGCGTTAAAATCAGCACCgttttgtttttgctgtgtGCCTCGGCGCACGCTTTCCCTCGTAACGCAATCGAAAGCGTGAAAAATGCAGCAGCCGAGTTTGACGCATCTGGTGCTGGATCAGACGAACCTTTTCGGGGATCGGTTAGAGTCGTCAAAGTCAGTCCGCATTTCCTGAGGCACACGGGGATGTTCAGGAACGGTTTGTCACCCAGAGGCGCGCCATCTCTCCAGGGCGCTTTTCCAGATTTCTTGTCGCTCGGTCGCGCGGGCCCTTCCACCAAACTGTCGGTTCCTCCAGTGGTTCACCTCCGCGACAGCCATCACGGCGCCGACACGAAGAGGAGGCAGGGTATGAGCATGTGGCAGCGTGTGATGGACAAGTCCGAGCGCGAGAAGGAGGCGGTGGTTCTGCCCATAAATCCGAAAGATGTGTCCAAGCAAAGCTGCGCAGCGGTCCCCTTTACTCAG CGAGTCACCGCGGCGGGGTGCGACACAGTGACTGTGCATAATCACCTGTGTTTCGGTCAGTGCAGCTCAATGTTCGTGCCTCCCACTGAAGACGCCTCTCTTCCCGTCATCGGTCACCGCGGCGCCCCGTGCTCGCGGTGCGCGCCATCCAAAGCGCACACAGTGACTGTTCCTCTGCGCTGCGGGCACGAGGTGCGAATGAAGCGCgtgatggtggtggaggagtGCAAATGCGAGACAGGTCGTGAGGAGCTGAGGGCCGAGTCCTTTGCAAGGACACATTTATAA